DNA from Terriglobia bacterium:
AGGACCCCGAAAGAGGATTAGCACCAGCAGCATAAAGCTGTTCGGCAGAAATGTCGGGGTCGTCAGCGGCCTCTGGACCCTTATCCCCTCGTGACGATCATCATTTGGGCTACAGGCCTCTTTGGGTTCTTGGTAAGGTTGACACCCCCCTACCGGACCATCCTGAGTATCGCTTGGTTCGTACTGCTCACTATCATCAGCCCAAACGGTACTAAATGGTGCGCTTATTCGGCTCTGCTTTGATGGGCATAGGCAAGGCGCAATGTAGGAGAATAAAGGTCTCAATGACACATGCGGCAACAGGCAATCGCGGGATGCTCAATCGCTCCGCATATGAACCGCGGACCTTCTATCGATTCAACGTGAAGTGCGGCTGCAAAGAACAGTAGCCACGGTGGATATGGAAGACAGAAATCGCTAAAGCTGGTTCAACTTGTAGTTTTGCCATATTCTTCGCGTCTACTGCTGGCGCGACTGTAAGTCTCGGCTGCGTCCGGTTGATTCGAGGTGGCCTCATCCCGCTGTATCGCAGTCGTCGATTGGGAGCGACAGGACGACTTCTCAGTTACAACATCGTCAAACCGTTTACTAAGTCAGGCGTTCCGCCAAAAGGTGGTCTGCCACGCGCAAGGCATTGGCGATGATTGTCAAAGATGGATTGACCGCGCTCGCCGAAACAAAACACGATGCGTCGACGACATAGAGGTTGTCGAGATCGTGTGCCTTGCAGTAGGGATCCAGAACGCTTGAGGCCGAGTCGGTTCCCATGCGGCACGTGCCATTCTGGTGTCCTACGCCTTCCAAGGGAATCCGTTTCTTGAAATAAGCATGCAGCGGCACGGATGTACTGGCATGTCCGGCCCGCTTCAATACATCGACCCACCGGTCCTTGAGCCGATCGAAACTTTCAACGTTGTTTGGCGTGTAAGAAAGTTGAATGCGCATGGGGGCGTGATCGGACACCGGCTCAGATTCGTTTGTACGTCCCGTATCTCCGGAGGGGTGCGATCCCGCAAGCCCTGGTTGTCGATTCTCCACCGCGAGCGGGGTTGTATTTCGAATCGTAACTCGATTATTCGGATCGGGAAGATCCTCGGTCGTCAACCACCACGGAACGGCATGATGCTTCATGCCTACCAACGCAAAATCGGGTGTCAACGGTGGCGCCTCTCCCTTCATCATCTCGTAGTGAAAGCTCCCTACGGGCTGCACTTGCCCCAATGGAAAAGGATAGGTAGGATCCGAATCTTGGAAATAGAAGTCGTTCGTACCCCAGGTCTTTGTGTAGGCGTCCTCGTTGCGCTCGGTCGAAAGTGCAAGCAGAGCGTCCGCCTGATGGTACATAAAGTTACGCCCGACCTGATCCGAGGCGTTGGCCAGCCCGTTGGGATGCTTATCATTGGCAGAGGCAAGCAATACCACTGCGGAATTGATGGCTCCTGCGCACAGACAGAAGATGTCTGCCGAATATGTAGCTGTTCCTGCATCTGCTCCCGAGTGGATGACTTCGACGCTACTCACGGCTCTCCCCGTGGCGCTCGTCAGTAGACGGACCACGCGGGAATTCGTCATAAGCGTGACGTTAGGCAGGTCAAGGATTTGTCGTATGCAGTTGATGTCAGCGTCCGACTTGGCATGGACCAGGCACGGATAGCCGTCGCAGGTGTCACAGCGCACACACTTTGACTTAAGAGGATCGGCCTCGTCACGTTTCAATCCAAGCGGGATTGGAAATGTGTGAATTCCGAGACGGCGCACGGAGTCTTCAATGGATTGCATGCGAGGCTCGTTAGAGAGTGACGGATAAGGATACTTTTCCGAGTGGAATGGCTCCGTGGGATCGTAGGAGCTGCCGTAGCCTCCGGGAACCGACGGGGCGCTGCCGAGGTCCCCGTGAACTTCGAATAACTTCTCGGCCCGCGTGTAATAAGGTTCGAGTTCGGAATAGCTGATGGGCCAAGCCGGAGAGATCCCCCCCTTGTGACGCACTAATCCGAAGTCCTGCGCCCGCATGCGGAACATCGCAGCGCCGAATACCTTGGTCTGTCCTCCAACGTAATACGCCTGCTGCGGATGCAACTCTTTTCCATGAATGTCCTGCCAGGTCTCTTTGGTATGGTAGCGATTGTCGAGAAAAACCGCCTGCGTATCCCAGTTCAGTTTTTCCTGCGGGAGGAACGGACCACGTTCGAGGACCAAGATCTTCTTGCCCGCGTTCGCCAGTTGAAGTGCGAGCGGGCCCCCACCGGCGCCGGTGCCAATGACAATCACGTCATAATGCGAACCCATGGAGATTTAGATGCGGCGAATGCCCTCGACAACCTCGCTGTTAGCGACCGCTCCACGATCGTGCGAATGACCAGGAAAATGGCAGCGAAACGGGCACAGATACCGAGGGTCGGGGTGGAGCTTGGCACAAAAGATAGCGTTCGTCCCGACGACTCGGGAATAGATCTCCGCGACGCCCAACATGCCGCCAAGCGGTGCTACGAAATAGAGCCATTCAGACGTCCAAACTTGGGCAAAGACTGCCGAGCCCAAGGTCCGCGCAGGATTGATGCTGAACCCGGATACCGGGGCAAAAACGAGAATGTAGAAGGCGATCAGACTGCCGACCGTGGAACTGGTGTGTTTTGCCAGTGCGGGCCGGTTCGACATCCAAAGCACCGCGGCCATCAGAAGCGCGGACATGAAGAGCTCTGCGAAGAAGGCGGCGGAGGTCCCGTATCTTCCGGGTACTGTCACCGCATAGTCCACTTTCGGATCGGCCAGCCGGGTACCGAAGAAAAGCTTGGCGACCCAAACCCCGAACACGCCGCCCAAGAATTGCCCTATGACATATCCCACCGCATCAGGGACCGCGATCTTTTTTAAGCGCAAGTAGCTCAGCGTGATTGCCGGATTGAAGTGAGCTCCCGACCGTTTGCCCATCGGCGAATGAATGATGAGGACGGCCGTCAATCCCATGGCAATCCCCATGAAAGCCCGGCGCTCGATCGCACTGGGAACCAGTTGAACGATGGCCGCGGACGGAGCGAACAGAAACACGGTGAAGGCGCAGGCCGAGAGCATGAAGATGGAAAGCTCCAGTCCCTCGAATACGTAAAGGAACCAGTGCTCTCGCAGCACGTACCATGCTGTCCTAGCGGCCATTAGCTTCGACCTGAAAATTGAACGTCGCCCTGGATTTCGCAATCACCACCCCAAAGCTGCGCATTTCTTGATCGTGTCCATGTTCTCTGCATCAGATGCTATTACGAGGCACAGATGACTCTGGAGAATAAAGTCGCAGTAATCACCGGGGCTGGAACCGGGATCGGACAGGCAATCGCAATCGCTTATGCCGCCAATGGAGCTTCAGTGGTGGTCGATTATGTAGGCAAAGCCGAGATTTCTGCGGAAACCATCGGCAAGATTCAAAAGGCTGGCGGAAAGGCGACGGGTGTGGAAGCCGACGTATCTGTGCCGGCTGACGTGAACAATCTGATTGAAAAGACCATCGCGGCATATGGCCAACTCGACATTCTTGTGAACAATGCCGGAATTGAGAAGAAGATCGCCTTCGTGGATTATCCGATCGAAACGTGGCAGAAGATCGTCGCCGTGAACTTAACCGGACCATTTCTGTGTGCGCAAGCTGCAGCCAGGCAGATGATTCAACAAGGAAAGGGCGGCAGGATCATCAACATCTCGTCGATCCACGAAGATCTCCCCATGCCGACGAACGCTCCGTATTGCGCCACCAAAGGGGGCTTGCGAATGCTGATGCGGACCATCGCGGTGGAACTCGCGCCGTACCAGATTACCGTCAATAACATCGGTCCCGGAGCGATTTATACGCCAATTGACTTGGACGTAGAAAGAAATCCGAAGCTAAATGACGCGATTCTTGCGGAAATTCCCCTTCGCAGATGGGGCAAACCTGAGGAAGTCGCGCAGCTTGCTCTATATCTTGCATCGGATCAGGCCTCTTATATTACGGGCTCCACTCATTTCATCGATGGCGGAATGATGATTAATGCTGGAAGTCTGTAATGGTTTGGCAGAAGATGCCTGCAAGGCAAACCTCGATTCCAGAGGCGTAGAAACAAGTAGCCGAAAGAAGCGCACGTACAGGAATCTGGGCCAATTTCTGTTCGGTTCTCCTGAAACGCTGAAATTCTATTTGGCATAAATGCAAGCAAGAAGCCGGGCTTCGTTGGACTCTGGGTGCGCTCGATTTTTCTAATGTAGTGATGAGGTTCAAAGGACCATGCAATTTGCAGGCGATCCTGGCCGCCCATCTCCGGTCTTGCTGACGGGAGCTACCGGTTACGTGGGTGGGCGCTTGCTCAAGGCTCTGGAGCAGCGTGGATTGCCGATCCGCTGTTTAGCGCGCCACCCGGAATTTCTGAAGTCACGCGTTGCTGCCAACACCGAAGTTGTACAGGGAGACTGCCTGGACCGGGCATCTCTTCCAGCCGTTCTGTCTGGAATGGACTGTGCCTACTACCTGGTTCATTCCATGGGTTCGCCTAACAAGTTTGAAGAACAAGACCGGCAGGCAGCTCGTAATTTCGCCGAGGCTGCTAGTGAAGCTGGCATCCGTCGCATCATTTACCTCGGTGGCCTGGGGGAAAAGGATCCTTCGTTATCGGCTCATCTCCGCAGTCGACTCGAAGTTGCCGACATCCTTCGTACTTCTGGAATTCCGGTCATCGAGTTTAGGGCTTCGATCATCATTGGTTCAGGCAGCCTGTCCTTTGAAATGATTCGCGCTTTGGTCCAGCGCCTGCCGGTGATGATCTGCCCGCGTTGGGTGGCCGTCAAAGCCCAGCCGATTGCGATCGAAGACGTGATTGCCTATCTCTTGCAAGCCTTAGAGTTGCCCATTAACGAGGGAGAGATATTCGAGATTGGTGGTCCCGATCAAGTCAGCTACGGCGAGATCATGCAGGAGTACGCCGTGCAATGCCATTTGCGTCGATGGATGATTCCCGTGCCGGTTCTCACACCGCACCTTTCGAGTTTATGGTTGGGATTAGTCACTCCCATCTATGCTCGCGTCGGTCGCATATTGGTGGATAGCCTGCGCAACCCAACCGTCGTCAGGAATCAGAGCGCGCTTGCGGTCTTCGACATCAAGCCTAAGGGAATACGGGAAGCGATCACTCGTTCCCTCATCCATGAAGACCACGAATTTGCCGAAACGCGATGGTCAGACGCGTTTTCTTCTTCCGGTGAACCTCCCACCTGGGGTGGTGCTCGTTTCGGAACCAGGATTGTTGATTCCCGGGCTATCGAGGTTGCGGTTCCGCCCCGAGCCGCCTTTGCGCCCATTCGTCGGATTGGCGGCAAGAACGGCTGGTACTTCGCTAACTTCCTTTGGTGGATTCGCGGATCCCTGGACGTCCTCTTGGGTGGTGTGGGATTGCGACGGGGCCGTCGTGATCCTGAGCACTTGTCGGTCGGGGATGCGCTTGATTTTTGGCGAGTCGAAGCGTTTGAGCCAGACCGACGCCTCCGCCTTGCCGCCGAGATGAGAGTCCCGGGCCGGGCGTGGCTTCAATTCGAAGTCGAGCCTAAATCCGGAGGATCAACCGTTCGGCAGACTGCCATCTTCGATCCCGCAGGGCTGTGGGGCTTGATCTACTGGTACGCGCTATTTCCCGTCCATCGCTGGATATTTGCCGGGATGCTTCGCCGCATCGCTGCCTTGGCTAAACGGCAAGATGAGTGAAGATCAACTTCGGCGAACTTCAAAGGAGAATCGTTCATCGTCTGGACTGCGACCCACCTCACCTCGCTCGCGAAAAGCTCATGGAACAGAGTAGGATTTCGCTCACAGTGAACGGACTCTGCATTGGTTCCTTGCAACTTAAACGAACTGATATGGAGAATACGACTTTCGCCTCCACGAATGAATACTCGGCATGAATGCCTGGTTTTTTACAAGATGCTTAGCTGCCGGTCGATTTGCGGACCCCGACCATCCGGTCTGAATATGCCGACATACGGGACTTGTCTGCGGCATTCCTCATCGCGGTTTCGGCCTGTGCCTGTTCTACGAGTTCGAGCACCGCAGAATACCTACCCTGGCCAGGCAATCGTAAGAAGGAAGACACTGTTGGTCTTTCCTTCAACATCATGTATGACATCGCGCTCCAGAGTGAGCAGACTGCCGACATGCATTTCGACTGTTCTGCCGTTAACATGAACGTCGATCTCGCCTGAGAGCGTCTGGATCGAAAGCCGGCCTGCCGTCCGGTGCTCGTGCAGACGGCCTCCAGCTTTGAGGGCAACTAGTACAACCCGCAAGTCTGGATATTTGGCGATCGTGTTTGCCGTGTGTTCGGCTTGCCACGGCTGCTCCGAAAGCAACCGCCCAACCTCCTTGGCGAGATCGAAGGTCAGTAAAACCCCCGAGGTAGGCACCGGTTGGCGTATTCTCCCGTCCGCAGCGTGAGGCTTTTGGGAGGTGGTTGTGTGTGGGTTAGTGTCGCATTGGCCCTTGTGCTCAGATGGGTCGCCTTCTCGCAACACAAGTTCTCCGCCGTCCAAATTCGCTCGGTCGGCGAGTTGATGCCAGGCTGAACTAAGCGTCTCGATGGGTTCACGGTCGAGTAGTCGAATTTGGAACAGAGGTGGACATTCCGTCTCTTGGTGAACGGGGCAGCCACATCGGACCACAGTATGCGACAACAGAACGTCGCTTAACGGAACTTCGTACGTCTGTCCGCACGCTTTACATGGCATGCGGATGAACGCGTGATCAAGGATGTTGAAACTTAGATTCATGCGCGCCTCGCGAGCTGATCACATTGCGGGCAGTGATCGATGCGTTCGGAAAGTTCGTTTGCAAGCGCCTCAAATCGCTCGTGAGCGTTGGTGCCAAGGACCTCTTCTGCCTTCTCAAACTGACTCAATAAAAGTTCCTGGTCGCTTTCGGAAAGGATCTTGTCCGCCATTGGAAATAGCAGATAGTCCTCTTTCCAAATGTGAGCGGGATAGAGAGCTACAAGACTCTGCAACACTTGAATGAGTGGGAGGCGCCCTCGTTCAGCATCGTTGATATATGCGGCTGCCGCGGAGTTTAGGTCGTCGAGAAGCTGTCGCGACTTGACGTGCTCGCCTTTCAAGGCTGACAGTGGGCAGCCAGTCGATGGCACGCCCTTACTCTCCAGATACGGGAAGAAGAAGCTTTCTTCTTTTCCATGATGGCATTGGTCGCTGAATTCTCGCATGAACTGCAACAGGTCCCTCAGGACCTCTGCGCTGACTGCGTGACGGAATTCAAGTTGGGGGACGATTTGTGCCATGACGGCTACCGCTTTCTGGATCACTCTGTGCTCTCGTTCTAAGGCCTCGGTTGCTTTTCTCATCGATTGCTCCACCTCTGCGAAACAAGCAGATCTCAGCCACGATTTCTTTAGCGCCCTGATTTGAACCAGGAGCATCGTCGTCGGAGTCTTTGCGGTCATAGCATGTGGCAGCACCAGCGGCATGTACGCGAAGGAACCTGCCTTTGCCTCCTGAACGTCTTCTCCGATTGTTATGTCCGCCTCACCCTTAAGAATGCGGAGGATGGCCGGAGTAGGAGCCGAATGAGTCGAGAGCTCCTGCCAGCCGAGAACCCAAAGAGCGTGATGTTCACATCGTCTTTCTGCAGCACCTGGCTATGGATATTTTCTTTGGGAACTTCTGCCGTAGCCAACAGGTCACTAACGAATTTGTAGTCCATCGTCGCCCCTCTTTTAGTGTATCGTAATACGATAGATGATGTTGCCCTGACACTCGGCTTCGGCGACGAGGCAGTTCACCCGCACAAACTATTCACCTCGTTTCGAATCTACGTATTTATGGTTCATTTCGATGTAGCACACCGCGCGGTGCATGTCCCAGAAGACCGCCGGTTTCGAATCTGGGTACGTCCTTCCATTCTCATCGGTATCGCCACCATCGTGATCGCGGTGCTTGTGGTCGCATGGATAGAAGTTGCCCTTTCAGGTCTGCCCACAGTTCCTGAAGTTTCGCAGATGACGAACACCGCGGGGCCCCACGGATTTCCGCTGTGGGTTAGATATTGCCACTTCTTCAATTTCTTTTTTGTGATGATGCTGATTCGCAGTGGACTGTCTATCCTGATGGATCATCCAAGGCTCTACTTCAATGATGACTGCACACCAGGCAGCGAATGGATTCGGTTCACGCCACTTCCTGTTCCTCGGGACCATTTGTGGACCGCGAAGGACGACTCCCGGTATATCTCGCCTTTGGTCGGCACGCCGGGGTATCGACACACCATCGGCATCGCACGAGTCTGGCACTTCATCAACGTCCACGGATTCATCGTGACGGGAATTCTCTTCGCTATCATGCTCTTCGATACCGAACAGTGGCGGCGCATCGTGCCTACCTCTTCGGTCGTGCTTCTGCAGGGATGGAATATCTTTGTGCACTACGCCACGCTGCACATGCCGGCAGAACCGAATGGGTTTTATGGATACAACTCCCTGCAGCAGCTTGCGTATTTCAGCGTGTTCTTCGTCTTCGGTCCGCTGGCGATTCTGACGGGAATCGCCATGTCTCCTGCTGTGGTGAATCATTTCCCGTGGTACGCGCGCCTGTTCGGCGGCAGGCAGTCGGCCCGATCAATCCACTTCCTGAACATGCTCGGGTTTCTGGGCTTCCTCGTTGTCCATGTCACGTTGGTAGTCATGACGGGATTTACCCGCAACATGAACCACATTGTCATGGGCACGGACAATCAGAGCAGTGCGGGCATTTTCTGGGGGTTCGTCGGAATCGGAGTAGTCGTGCTCTCCTGGGTGCTTGCGCATTACCTCTCATGGAATCAGCCGCGCCGACTGCAGCACGCTCTCAAGTTCGTGACGTATCCCATGCAACTGATTACTCTCAACCAGCTCGTTCCTCGTCAGGATTACTCGGAGGCACAGATCTCCCCATTCTTCTGGCCGAATGGCAAGATGCCGGTACGAGAAGACTGGATGCATCTCGCCGCCAATCACTTCCGCGATTTCCGGCTGAGGGTCGGGGGCTTGGTCGAGAACCCAGTCGATCTTTCGCTCGCCGACATCGAAAACCTCGGGCACTTCGAAGACATCACCATGCATCACTGCATACAGGGCTGGACTGGAATCGCGAAATGGGGGGGGCTGCCCATGAAGAATCTTATTGAGCTGGTGCATCCGAAACCAGAGGCCAAGGTTGTGGCTTTCTTCTCGTTTGGCGGTGGTCTGTACGGCGGAACCTACTATGAAACCCAGACGGTCGAGAACCTGGTTAAAGCCGAGTGTCTCCTTGCCACCCACATGAATGGACAGCCCCTACCAGATGTGTATGGTGCTCCAATTCGGCTGCGCGTTGAGAACCAGTTGGGTTACAAGATGGTGAAATGGATCGAACGTATCGAGTTTGTCCGGTCCGAAAAGGAAGTGGGCGCTGGCGAGGGTGGAAAGAACGAGGACGACGAGTATTTCGACCTTCTGCCAAACATCTGAGTCGGAGTGCGGGAATTCGGTACAACTCTGAAGGGCCTCGCAATTTCGCACGATTTTCCACGTCAGACGTTTACATCTGTATCGCTCGGCATGAATGCCTGATTTTTCACCAGGATCCCCAGATTTACTTCCGAGTCGCCGACAATCCGCCCAGAACGCTGTTAACGGGCGTGACTCGGGATAGGGTATTGTAAGGTCCTGCTGGGAGAGGTTGGAGCTAAGCCATTTCGGCTTGTCAGGGGCGGTCACCGGTCGAACCGCCCCCGAGCCGTACATTTCACCGGTCTAAGTCCACTGCACCCTAAGCCTTCTTCTTTTCTTGATCGTGTTTCTCAGGTTCCGACTGCGGACTCTTGGGCTGTCCAACCGGGACCTGCGGTTTCTGTTGCACTGGCTGGTTCGGCTGGTTTGTGGGTTTCTGCTCCGGAGCGGGCTTCTGTGGATCGATATGCTGTGGGTTGAGATTTTCTTTATCTGGCATTTTATTTCTCCTTTTCGGGGTTTTCTGTTGTCGGTTACGTTGTCTGCAAGCGACTCAGGCGATTAATGGGGCGGCACGGAGCGACTGATTTATGTGGTCCGCATCAATACAGAATTCCGAGCGCCACGCTGATTGTCCGCCGGGTTTCTGCCCAAACTAAGCGATCAAGTAGCTTTGTTTGAGCCTTACTTCTCGAAGACTTTCTCAACCTGTCCGATTTTCTTTTGAACCTTTCCAGCTACCCTTTCATGGTGGCCTTTGGCTTCGAGTCTCGGATTGTTAATTACCTTACCGGCCGTCTCTTTGATAGCGCCCTTCACCTGGTGCGCCTTACCCTTTAGTTCGTCTTTGATGCCCGCTTTCATCTTGTTCTCCTTTTTCTGCGACTAATCTGTATTGACTAAATTTCCATAATGGACTGGAGCAGCGTTTGATTCAGAACGCGATGACTCCGATAGCTCTCATTGCGACGAACTGGCCTTTTGGTTCTTGATCTGTAGGCTGTTCACTACCTGCTTTACATTTGGAACTGCAGAAGCGATCTGTTCAGCATCCGCCCGCTTGGATTGGGAGTTGACCTCTCCGGTGAGCGTGACTACACCATTCTTGACATCATATTTAACAATCTTCTGCAGCCGGTTTTGGGTGAGCGCAGCGTGCAAGTTCTTCTCGATACCCTGGTCGAGATCAGAGCTCACCGCCTTTGCTTCGCTTTCGGCGCCGGGAGGCGTCACGGCTATCTCATTCGCGACAACCTGCCCAACCGCAATCGACTTTGCAATCGATTCGGCCTGTGACTTGTCCGCCTCGGCGGCCACGTGTCCGCCCAAGGTCACTACACCCTTATCGCGATCCTGACTTACGGAGACGTCTTTGAGGCCGGCTTGATCGAGCGATTTGCGGATGCTGTCAGAAACATCGGGTGATTGCGTGGCCCTCTGCGAGCAGCCTACAAGGGCCACGACTGCTAGCAGCACGAGCAATCCTAAGAAGAATAGTTTTAGTGTTTTCATAGCTCTCCTTTCATGAGCCATAAGGAATGAATCCACCGAGAGGCCCAAGTCGTCGGCGCCATGAGCCGTTCGAGCCCCAAACCGTTTTTGAACTTTAATGCAGACGCAATCCGCCGAACTGCAAACTCCTTGGGCGTGCCTCGTCAAACGACGAGAACTCACATCAAGAAACCGCGCGACGAGAGGAAGAGTACGCTGAGGCTTGGAGCTGATCTGTTCACAATTGCTCAGCTAACGAAAATCTGGAGTGAGAGTTCTAGTTTGGGAATACGCGCCACGAAGAGGATTTTGTACTTCTTGCTTCTCGGTGTCGAAGACGCCGGCATTTCCGTATTAGCTGGCCTTCCTCAAACAAGTACAGACATCTGTGATGCCTACGACAATGTGTGGTCCGCTCGTTAGGCGCACAGGCAAGAGATCTAACCAAATGAGAGAGTGTGCAATGTTGACCAGTCTTGTCGCAATGCTCCATGGATGATTGTCTTCGCGGTTCTCTCTAGAGGTTTCAGACGAGGCAGCGCGCTCCGTCATTCAAGTTCAGTCGCTAACCCCCAACTCGAACAGAGACACATCGCGGCGCAGGTAAAGATGTTCATCAGGCGGATACATGCGCAACGAGGCCGCTCGTCATCAACCAGAGACAGACAAGGAGACTTTCCATGCCATATATCAAGGTCGGTCAGGAAAACTCGGGCAACATCGATCTCTACTATGAGGACCACGGTACGGGTAAACCCGTTGTACTGGTCCACGGGTGGCCGTTGAGCGGCCGTTCCTGGGAGAAGCAGGTCCCCGCCCTGCTCGATGCAGGGTACCGCGTCATCACCTACGACCGAAGGGGATTTGGCGACTCCAGTAAGCCAACTTCGGGCTACGACTATGACACCTTCGCGCAAGATCTGCAGAAACTTGTGACAAAGCTCGAACTTCGTGAAGTCTCATTGGTGGGTTTTTCCATGGGCGGCGGCGAAGTGGCTCGGTATCTGGGTACCTACGGAACCGACCGCGTGAGCAAAGCGGTGTTCATTTCCTCGATCCCGCCATTTCTCCTAAAAACGAGTGACAATCCTGATGGTGTTGACGGTAGTGTTTTTGATGGGATCAAGAAAGCGATCGTCGATGACCGCCCGGCTTTTCTTTCTCAGTTTCTTTCAAGTTTCTACAACGTGGACACCTTGGGTGGGACTCTGATTAGCGATCAAGCAGTTCAGTTCAGTTGGAACATCGCGGCCGGGGCGTCGCCCAAGGGCACTCTGGATTGCGTCTCGGCGTGGTTGATCGATTTCCGCAACGACCTTAAAGGAATTGAAATACCAACATTGGTGATCCACGGTGACGCCGACCGGATTCTCCCTATCTCCGCCACCGGAAAGCGCACTGCTGAGTTTGTTAAGGGAAGCAAACTGGTGGTGGTAGAAGGCGGCCCACATGGTGTGACCTGGACCCATGCGGGCAAAGTTAACCATGAGTTGCTCGACTTCCTCGGGCAAGGCGCCCGAAGTTCACGAGCAGCGTAACCTCAGCGCTCGGCGCAACAGGTAACCATGCTGCACGGCTTGTTCTTTGAGCACAGAGGAGTCGCCAGCTACTGTGACATCGATGTTCGAAAGAAAGGAACCGTTGCGGTCGGGCGCAATATTGCTACAGACACGTGAAAACCGTACTAAATGAAATCCCTCGTGCAAATCGCCCAGCCACACGAGTGCGAATGTGAGCGCTCTGGCTCAGAAGACGGTCGGGTTGAGTGCTTACCTTTAGACATTACTTCATCGCTCCTGAAAACTTGGGACCGAGGTGTCGCCGCGTAAACGAGCACTTCACTGCGGCGCTGAGTGGGGTTGAACTGAGTGAAATGATGGTTACCAGGAAAAGGAAAAGTCCGACCGCAAGATCCCGTACGAGGATGTTCTCTCAGGTCAGTAGGGAGATGGCAAAGCCGCGCTTGACGGCGTCGGTGCGCGCCGCGGGGAACTCCTCGCTCAGAAGGAGGAATAACGTTATGACACTATTGACCCGTTGGGAGCCTTTCCGTGAGTTTTCCACTATGCAAGACCGTATTTCCGCATGAACCGTCTCTTCAGGGGGTCGTATAGCCCCGAAGGGCCGGAAGAGGCACTAACATCCACCAGCTTCGCACCACCAGTGGACATCTACGAAGATGAGCACAACATTACTTTGAAACTCGAAGTCCCGGGCATTGACGAGAGAGACATTGATGTCCGCATCCAGGGCAACAGTCTCACCATCCATGGCGAGCGCAAGATCTCCGCCGCGTTGAGCAGGAGTATGGAAGCTTCACCCGCTCATTCACGCTGCCCGGGTTTGTAGATTCAGGGCAGGTGAGC
Protein-coding regions in this window:
- a CDS encoding CsbD family protein, producing MKAGIKDELKGKAHQVKGAIKETAGKVINNPRLEAKGHHERVAGKVQKKIGQVEKVFEK
- a CDS encoding aquaporin; protein product: MAARTAWYVLREHWFLYVFEGLELSIFMLSACAFTVFLFAPSAAIVQLVPSAIERRAFMGIAMGLTAVLIIHSPMGKRSGAHFNPAITLSYLRLKKIAVPDAVGYVIGQFLGGVFGVWVAKLFFGTRLADPKVDYAVTVPGRYGTSAAFFAELFMSALLMAAVLWMSNRPALAKHTSSTVGSLIAFYILVFAPVSGFSINPARTLGSAVFAQVWTSEWLYFVAPLGGMLGVAEIYSRVVGTNAIFCAKLHPDPRYLCPFRCHFPGHSHDRGAVANSEVVEGIRRI
- a CDS encoding hemerythrin domain-containing protein, with translation MRKATEALEREHRVIQKAVAVMAQIVPQLEFRHAVSAEVLRDLLQFMREFSDQCHHGKEESFFFPYLESKGVPSTGCPLSALKGEHVKSRQLLDDLNSAAAAYINDAERGRLPLIQVLQSLVALYPAHIWKEDYLLFPMADKILSESDQELLLSQFEKAEEVLGTNAHERFEALANELSERIDHCPQCDQLARRA
- a CDS encoding molybdopterin-dependent oxidoreductase; this encodes MYRNTIDDVALTLGFGDEAVHPHKLFTSFRIYVFMVHFDVAHRAVHVPEDRRFRIWVRPSILIGIATIVIAVLVVAWIEVALSGLPTVPEVSQMTNTAGPHGFPLWVRYCHFFNFFFVMMLIRSGLSILMDHPRLYFNDDCTPGSEWIRFTPLPVPRDHLWTAKDDSRYISPLVGTPGYRHTIGIARVWHFINVHGFIVTGILFAIMLFDTEQWRRIVPTSSVVLLQGWNIFVHYATLHMPAEPNGFYGYNSLQQLAYFSVFFVFGPLAILTGIAMSPAVVNHFPWYARLFGGRQSARSIHFLNMLGFLGFLVVHVTLVVMTGFTRNMNHIVMGTDNQSSAGIFWGFVGIGVVVLSWVLAHYLSWNQPRRLQHALKFVTYPMQLITLNQLVPRQDYSEAQISPFFWPNGKMPVREDWMHLAANHFRDFRLRVGGLVENPVDLSLADIENLGHFEDITMHHCIQGWTGIAKWGGLPMKNLIELVHPKPEAKVVAFFSFGGGLYGGTYYETQTVENLVKAECLLATHMNGQPLPDVYGAPIRLRVENQLGYKMVKWIERIEFVRSEKEVGAGEGGKNEDDEYFDLLPNI
- a CDS encoding SDR family oxidoreductase, which codes for MTLENKVAVITGAGTGIGQAIAIAYAANGASVVVDYVGKAEISAETIGKIQKAGGKATGVEADVSVPADVNNLIEKTIAAYGQLDILVNNAGIEKKIAFVDYPIETWQKIVAVNLTGPFLCAQAAARQMIQQGKGGRIINISSIHEDLPMPTNAPYCATKGGLRMLMRTIAVELAPYQITVNNIGPGAIYTPIDLDVERNPKLNDAILAEIPLRRWGKPEEVAQLALYLASDQASYITGSTHFIDGGMMINAGSL
- a CDS encoding GMC family oxidoreductase, coding for MGSHYDVIVIGTGAGGGPLALQLANAGKKILVLERGPFLPQEKLNWDTQAVFLDNRYHTKETWQDIHGKELHPQQAYYVGGQTKVFGAAMFRMRAQDFGLVRHKGGISPAWPISYSELEPYYTRAEKLFEVHGDLGSAPSVPGGYGSSYDPTEPFHSEKYPYPSLSNEPRMQSIEDSVRRLGIHTFPIPLGLKRDEADPLKSKCVRCDTCDGYPCLVHAKSDADINCIRQILDLPNVTLMTNSRVVRLLTSATGRAVSSVEVIHSGADAGTATYSADIFCLCAGAINSAVVLLASANDKHPNGLANASDQVGRNFMYHQADALLALSTERNEDAYTKTWGTNDFYFQDSDPTYPFPLGQVQPVGSFHYEMMKGEAPPLTPDFALVGMKHHAVPWWLTTEDLPDPNNRVTIRNTTPLAVENRQPGLAGSHPSGDTGRTNESEPVSDHAPMRIQLSYTPNNVESFDRLKDRWVDVLKRAGHASTSVPLHAYFKKRIPLEGVGHQNGTCRMGTDSASSVLDPYCKAHDLDNLYVVDASCFVSASAVNPSLTIIANALRVADHLLAERLT
- a CDS encoding SDR family oxidoreductase, translating into MQFAGDPGRPSPVLLTGATGYVGGRLLKALEQRGLPIRCLARHPEFLKSRVAANTEVVQGDCLDRASLPAVLSGMDCAYYLVHSMGSPNKFEEQDRQAARNFAEAASEAGIRRIIYLGGLGEKDPSLSAHLRSRLEVADILRTSGIPVIEFRASIIIGSGSLSFEMIRALVQRLPVMICPRWVAVKAQPIAIEDVIAYLLQALELPINEGEIFEIGGPDQVSYGEIMQEYAVQCHLRRWMIPVPVLTPHLSSLWLGLVTPIYARVGRILVDSLRNPTVVRNQSALAVFDIKPKGIREAITRSLIHEDHEFAETRWSDAFSSSGEPPTWGGARFGTRIVDSRAIEVAVPPRAAFAPIRRIGGKNGWYFANFLWWIRGSLDVLLGGVGLRRGRRDPEHLSVGDALDFWRVEAFEPDRRLRLAAEMRVPGRAWLQFEVEPKSGGSTVRQTAIFDPAGLWGLIYWYALFPVHRWIFAGMLRRIAALAKRQDE